The Staphylococcus haemolyticus region ATATTCATTACTTAATTATGGCCACGCTTATAATGGGCATCATTCTAATTATATTTGGCATGTGTCACATAGATAAGATCCTTAATCATATTCCAGATACTGTTGTTATTGGCTTTATGAATGCATTGGGTATTCTATTACTTACAACGCAAATAAAATATATTTTTGGTATAACTACTGCGACTTATTTAGTAGCAATCGCTACATTTCTAATAATTTATTTATCTTCAATATTTATTCGATTTATGCCAGCTCCGCTTATAGCTATAATTGTGGTGACTATAGCAAGTTATTTTCTTAAACCGAATGTTCAACTAGTCCACGATTTAGCAGAAATTCGACTTACCTTTCCTAAAATTTCTGTTTATACAGAACTTTTAAACTTACATGCATTAAGTATTATTACTTTATATGCATTAACCATGTCTATTATTTCCGTAGTACAAACAAATCTTACAAATGAAATGATGGATGTAATTACACAAAGTCATTCCAATAAAGATCGAGAAGTCATTGGTCAAGGGTTAGCTAATTTGATTGTCGGGTTATTAGGTGGATATGGTTCAAGCGCCTTAGTAGGTCAATCAAAATTTAATTTTAAAATGGGTACTACTACTCGATTAGCCACATTCGTTACAGGTTTATTTCTTCTCTCATGCGTCGTTATTTTAGGTCCGATTGTAGGTTTTATTCCTATGGCAGTGTTGGCTTCGGTATTAATTACAATATCATTGAATACATTTGATAGACGCACGTTTAAACATTTAAAAGAAGCACCTATAAAGCATAGTATCGTAATGTTCATAACGATTATTTTAATATTAATGTCACACAATTTAGCTATAGGCGTCGTTATAGGCACACTTATTTATTATGTCATTCACTTTATTTTTACAAAGAAAGGAAGACCGTCGCTATGACAACTTACAATGATTATGTTAAATGGAGACGTACATTTCACCAATTTCCAGAAGTATCTCAGAAAGAATATGAAACAACTAAGCGATTAAAACGTATATTAAAAGCTTATGAAATAAAAATAATAGATTATCCTTTAGAAACAGGGCTTATAGCTGAAATAGGACATGGTGAACCTTGTATTGCTGTTCGTACAGACATAGATGCTTTACCAATTACAGAGCAAGTTGAACATGAATTTACCTCAACAAATGAAGGTGTGATGCATGCGTGTGGTCATGATATTCATATGGCAAGTATTCTAGCCATTGCCACAAATTTAAAAGAACAAGAAGATAAGATTAAAGGTCGCGTGAAATTTATATTTCAACCTGCAGAAGAAACGGGATATGGTGCCAAAGCGATTGCAGAGACAGATGTATTAGACGATGTTAAAGCGATATTAGGTTTCCATAACTATCCAACTTTAAATATTGGAGAATTTGCAATTAAATCTGGACCAATTACATCGGCAGTAGACCGTTTTGAATTTAAAATTCACGGTAAAGGTGCACATGCTGCTAAACCAGAACAAGGTAATGATCCAGTCATGGTACTTGGTCAATTAATAACAAGTTTACAAACGATTGTAAGTCGAAATATATCAGCTTTTGATAGCGCTGTAGTAACTATTGGAGAAGTATCGTCTGGAAATACATGGAATGTGATTGCTGACCAAGCATATGTCCAAGGTACAGTGCGCTCATTTAAGCCAGAGGTTCAAAATTATATAGAACAACGATTTAAAGAGATTGCTAAAGGATTAGAGCAACTGTTCAATGTCGATATAGAAGTTATATATACTAAGCTGCCAGGAACAGTTTTTAATGATGCATACTTAACTGAGCAAGCTAAGGAAGCTGCTCAAAAGGTGGGTTATCAAATCATAGAATTAGAGAATCCATATACTATTGGGGAAGATTTCTCTGGCTTATTGGCTAACCATCCAGGGGTATTTGCATTTATTGGTTCTAATAGTAAATACGATTTACATCATCCAAAGTTTGATCCAGATGAGCGTATACTTGAGAAGGTCCCTGAGTACTTTATAACGTTGATTTATCAATTGCTTGACGACACAGCATTTAATTAATAATCGATGTTCCATTTAAGAGTTTGATTTGTGTAGCTATATTACAATTTTTAAAATGTGATTTAAAAAGCATGACGAACGGGTAAACAGACACTAAACATGTTTCAGGAGATGAGTAAATAATGGGTGCACAAGATCCAAGAACAAAATTTAAAACATCTGATTATGAAAAACAAGAACAAGAACTACCTGGACTTCAATCTGAACTAACACCACAACCTGACTGTGGTGAAACATCGTATGAAGGTCATAACCGATTGTTAGATTATAAAATGCTTGTAACAGGAGGAGACTCAGCAATAGGA contains the following coding sequences:
- a CDS encoding amidohydrolase, which encodes MTTYNDYVKWRRTFHQFPEVSQKEYETTKRLKRILKAYEIKIIDYPLETGLIAEIGHGEPCIAVRTDIDALPITEQVEHEFTSTNEGVMHACGHDIHMASILAIATNLKEQEDKIKGRVKFIFQPAEETGYGAKAIAETDVLDDVKAILGFHNYPTLNIGEFAIKSGPITSAVDRFEFKIHGKGAHAAKPEQGNDPVMVLGQLITSLQTIVSRNISAFDSAVVTIGEVSSGNTWNVIADQAYVQGTVRSFKPEVQNYIEQRFKEIAKGLEQLFNVDIEVIYTKLPGTVFNDAYLTEQAKEAAQKVGYQIIELENPYTIGEDFSGLLANHPGVFAFIGSNSKYDLHHPKFDPDERILEKVPEYFITLIYQLLDDTAFN
- a CDS encoding SulP family inorganic anion transporter is translated as MVMKRLSYKQQWLGEISQNIMAGILMGLALLPVAIAFSFIVHISPTIGLMSCGLMMLFISFLGERISMVSGPSSGISIVGAPLVEQYNIHYLIMATLIMGIILIIFGMCHIDKILNHIPDTVVIGFMNALGILLLTTQIKYIFGITTATYLVAIATFLIIYLSSIFIRFMPAPLIAIIVVTIASYFLKPNVQLVHDLAEIRLTFPKISVYTELLNLHALSIITLYALTMSIISVVQTNLTNEMMDVITQSHSNKDREVIGQGLANLIVGLLGGYGSSALVGQSKFNFKMGTTTRLATFVTGLFLLSCVVILGPIVGFIPMAVLASVLITISLNTFDRRTFKHLKEAPIKHSIVMFITIILILMSHNLAIGVVIGTLIYYVIHFIFTKKGRPSL